ACAAACGCAAGTCCAAATTTTAAAACTAAGGGGGTTGAGACGTACCTGCTTAATTGGACCAATGATAAAGAAGCAATGTCTGTTGCAGCAAGGGAAAACGCCATCTCAAAGAAGAGGATGAAAGAAATTAGAGGAGAACTTGAGTGGATGCTAAGCGATCTTATAAGAGATAATAAACGAGATGAGTCCATCAGATTAGCCAATATGACACAGGAATCGCTCATTAAAAATCTCAGCAACAGATACAGCGGTATTACAGCTCTTGGTGTAAAACAGGCACTCTTTTATGTCCTTATTGGTGCAAGGATGCCAAGTATACTTGTGGAGGTTTCCTTCATAACCAATCCACTCGAGGAAAAAAGACTATCAGATAAAACTTTCCGACAGAGAATTGCTGGGGGCCTTTATGGGGGGGTAGAAAGGTATATTAACTCCGTAAAGACCAGGCATATGGTAAAAAGAAATGAGAAGGATGGTTCTTAATCTGAACGAAAAACATGACTCACCAGTTCACAGGATAGAACCCACAGTAAAGCTATTTATCTTTTTTTACCTTATAATAATTCTCTACCTTGTAAAAGATATATATGGAAACCTTATAATCTTGAGCGTGATTCTCCTGGTAGCTCGTATATCAACACTCCCAATGGTGAGACTATTTAAAGGTATATATATATTTATTGCGTTGGCGGCGTTTACACACCTTTTCTTTACCCCAGGCAAGCCAATCCTACCATTTAACTTAGCTTTTATAAACGTTACAGAAGAAGGATTAAAGGAGGGAATTTTTATTTCACTCAGGCTCACCAATATGGTTCTCACGGCCTCTGTGCTGACACTTACCACCTCCCCGGAAAAGCTTACAGAAGGACTCCGTAGAATCCTCTATCCAGTTGAAAGGATAGGTGTGCCTATCCAGAGATTCTCATTTATGATAGCCCTATCACTGAGGTTTATCCCAATGCTAATCACAGAGGTAAACCAGACCGTCGACGCGGGGCTAAACCATATACGAAACAATAAAAATAAGAGTAAGGATAATAAATTTTTTGGGCATGCAAAAGAAATAATTCCAGCCATATCAGAACTCTTTGTCAGAATCTTTTCAATGGCGGATGAGATTATCGCCTCTGGAAATGTCCCCCCTCCGCTAAAACAG
This is a stretch of genomic DNA from Nitrospirota bacterium. It encodes these proteins:
- a CDS encoding energy-coupling factor transporter transmembrane component T, coding for MRRMVLNLNEKHDSPVHRIEPTVKLFIFFYLIIILYLVKDIYGNLIILSVILLVARISTLPMVRLFKGIYIFIALAAFTHLFFTPGKPILPFNLAFINVTEEGLKEGIFISLRLTNMVLTASVLTLTTSPEKLTEGLRRILYPVERIGVPIQRFSFMIALSLRFIPMLITEVNQTVDAGLNHIRNNKNKSKDNKFFGHAKEIIPAISELFVRIFSMADEIIASGNVPPPLKQSALRKRDKLAITGISALFVIGLVLLI